In Vigna unguiculata cultivar IT97K-499-35 chromosome 3, ASM411807v1, whole genome shotgun sequence, a single genomic region encodes these proteins:
- the LOC114175293 gene encoding ctenidin-1-like yields MVLVAMVGVVVVVVVVVVDMVVGVLALVVVVVLVLVVVGVVDVHGGGYGRGKGGVGGCVGSGVGGDGGRGGGCGVGGDCGRGGRHGVGGGYRGGSGHGGRGYGGGGGNGGGSGAGGGNSGGGCGFGGGGGGVNCVGRGGGAGGRVVVVIILVVVVVIVISVVVVVIGNWWWW; encoded by the exons ATGGTGTTGGTGGCCATGGTGggggtggttgtggtggtggtggtggtggttgttgatATGGTTGTGGGGGTGCTCGCCTTGGTTGTCGTGGTGGTGTTGGTGCTGGTGGTGGTAGGCGTGGTGGATGTGCA tggtggtggttatggtCGTGGGAAAGGTGGTGTTGGTGGATGTGTTGGTAGTGGTgttggtggtgatggtggtcgtggtg GTGGTTGTGGTGTTGGTGGTGATTGTGGACGTGGTGGTCGTCACGGGGTTGGGGGTGGTTACCGTGGTGGTAGTGGCCATGGTGGTCgtggttatggtggtggtggtggtaatgGTGGTGGCAGTGGTGCAGGTGGTGGCAatagtggtggtggttgtggttttggtggtggtggtggtggtgttaaTTGTGTTGGTAGGGGTGGGGGTGCGGGTGGCAGGGTGGTGGTGGTCATTATtttggtggtggtagtggtgattGTGATcagtg